CTGTAAATTCAGCTGATGGATTCTCCGGTAAACTTTCTGAAAGATGCAACCATAAATTGTTTTCTTTCTTGGTATCCAGAATGGAACAGCTTTCATTCACCGATACTATCCTTCCGGTATCGCCAATTTGTCCACCACTTTCTGCATAAAATGGAGTTTGATCAAAAACCAACTGATACAAGGTTTTACCCTTTTCTTTAACACGTCGGTATTTGGTAATTTTAATCGGACATTCCAACTGGGTATAACCAACAAATACTGTAGGATTCGATACTCCTAATTCAACCCAATCATCGGTATCAACAGCTGCGGCGGCGCGGCTTCGAGCTTTTTGCTTTTCCAATTCCTGATTAAAAACCTCCATATCAACCATACGATGAATTTCCCGGGCCATCAACTGAGTTAAATCTATTGGGAAACCGTACGTATCAAATAGTTCGAATGCAAACTTTCCATCTATTGTTCCTTGGTTTTCTCGAATATAATCATTGAAACGTAAAATTCCATTTCCTAAGGTTCTTAAAAAGCCTTGCTCTTCTTCACGAATAACCTTAACAATTAAATCTTGCTGGGCAGTAAGTTCCGGAAAATAATCGCCCATGGTTTGTCCTAACACCGGAACAAGTTCACAAAGGAAAGGCTCTTTAAACCCCAGAAAACTATATCCATAGCGAACAGCACGACGCAAAATACGGCGAATCACATAACCGGCCTTGTTATTGCTAGGCAATTGACCGTCGGCAATAGCAAATGATATAGTTCGGATATGGTCAGAAATTACCCGGGTAGCAATGTCCGATTTAGAATCACTTCCTGTGTAAGCCATTCCCGACTTTTGAACTATAGCTTGGATAAGGGGCTGAAACACATCCGTATCATAATTCGACTGTTTGCCTTGCAGGGTGCGAACTAAACGTTCAAAACCCATCCCTGTATCCACATGCTGGGCAGGCAACTTTTCCAAACTTCCATCGGCTTTGCGGTTGAATTCCATAAACACATTGTTCCAGATTTCCATCACAGAACCGGTGTCATCATTGTTTACCAGGTCATGTGCATCATTATTGCCGTGTGGCCGAGTATCGAAATGGATTTCGGTACAAGGTCCGCAAGGCCCCATATCGCCCATTTCCCAAAAGTTATCCTTCTTATTACCTTTTAAAATTCGATCTTCCGACACCCATTTTTTCCATTCGTCGTAGCTTTCCTGGTCAAATGCCAAACCTTCCTTTTCATCTCCCTCAAAAACAGTCACATACAGACGCTCCTTAGGCAATTTATACACCTCCGTAAGCAATTCCCAGCTCCAGGCTATAGCTTCCTTCTTAAAATAATCGCCAAACGACCAGTTACCTAGCATCTCGAACATAGTATGGTGATAGGTATCTACGCCCACCTCTTCCAAGTCGTTGTGTTTACCGCTTACACGCAGGCATTTCTGGCTATTGGCAATACGTGGAAATTTCACCGGTGAGTTTCCAAGAAAAATATCCTTGAACTGATTCATCCCCGCATTGGTAAACATCAGGGTTGGGTCATTTTTAACGACCATTGGGGCGGAGGGCACAATTTCATGTCCTTTGCTGCGAAAAAATTCAAGGAAAGTACGGCGAATCTCTTGGTTAGTCATAGTCCGATTTTGGGAGGGCGAAATTAGTAAGGAAGCGGGAATGTTGGGTACTTAATCCAAAAAATCCGGAAATTTGACCGGGCTTTTAATTTTTATTTGGCGGGTCCCGTTTCGCTACTAACATTTACTCCGAAAAACTAACAGATATGCAAGGCGAAACGGTCGCGCTATCGCCCATACTCCTCCGGCCCGCTCCATTGCATTTCGCGTTCCGTGCGGGGTATTTGGCTCTATCGCTACCCGAGGTGCAACTCCCAAACTTTGGCAAATGTGAATAACTTCGAAAATCACCTAACTTTCCAATCTGATTTTTTATTTTTTTTATAATGACGGTTTAAACCGTCATATATAAAAGCGAGAAAATCATGAAATTTCAAGCACAGGTATCACATATCGATTGTCTTTATCAATACAAATAATCTAATCCCTTTTGTATCAACTTCTATGCTTTTTAAAGCAATTAAATTTACAAAAAACATGTAAAAACTGTTTTAGATTTATACAAAAAATCTAAATTGTGTCTCAATAATCTTATTTACTACTTTAGAACCAAACTACAATTAAAAATGTTCCGGTTCTGTTTACTTTTCTTCTTCAGTTATCCATTTATCGCCCTGGGTAATTTTGGATTGGATTTCCATTCACAATCTATCTATTTAAAAAATGCAATTCCATTACCGGGCGGGAATACCCAATTGATTCTTGAGAACAATTCAACCATCTGTTTGGCCAAAATAAATCAAAATGGCGCTTTACTTGATTATAAAACCTACAATTTCTCCTATCCCTTAAGAAATTTAGGTAAACTAAACTTCAATTATCAGCATATTTACTTATTGGAATCCGTGCGGATAAATAACAAGGATTATACTTGTATATTGAAAATTGACACCTCTGGCCTTCTTTTACAATCTGCCATTTTCAAGGATTCAACAGGCACCTCTACAACTTTTCAAAATACCCGATTATCAAATTCAGGCGAACCTTATTTAACTATTAAAAAGTCCAATTTAACCTATTGCCTAAAACTTGACACCAACCTGAATATTTACTCTTCCCATTGCTTTCAATCCCTTCTTTTTGCCGACTTTCTCCCTTCCGGTGAACTATTCTTCGGTAAATCTTATGCAGGTTTCATTCCAATATTCCAAACTTTTTCCAACTATGGTACGGATGTTTTCAAAATGGATTTATCCAGTAATATCAGCTACTTCAATTCCTACATAAGCCAGGAATTTATCCCCAACCAAGACGATCAAAAATTGGAAATAAAATCGATTTTCCCAAAATCGGCAAACGAATTTCTTTTTGTTGTTTGCTTTCCTTATCCATATGGAATTATGCTTGATGACGTTCCCCAATTTACGTTTATCGTTACTGATACCATAGGTCAGATCAGAAATATTCCACCTTATATTAGGTCTGCCGAACCTCATCCCTTCAAATCATCCAATGGTGAACTGTATTCATATAACAATGGCTTTCAACATTTCACCATAGTTCCTGACAATCTTGTAAGATTTGACTCCCTATTTCATCCCAATTTATCACTATCCTGGCAAATAACGGGAGCATCCTACCTTGCACAATTAAATCCAAACCATTTCGACACCATAAACAACCAACTATTTCACACCAAATCGCTTCAATTTCTTTCTTACAACAATCTTGATTCCATTTCCAATTCATGCTATTATTCTACCAATAATCTTTACCCAGATACCTTACCAATTTTTGAGGATCAGCGAAATCCAACTTTTCCGGTACTACTTGCACAAACATTAGTTTCAGACACCCTGGCATTTCTGCCGGATACCCTGGCCCCGAATTGGTCTGTTTGCAAGTGTATTCGTGGCTCAACCGGACCTAACTTGGATTTTGATTATTGTACTTTTCAGGATAGTATCTTTTTACAGATTACCCCACAGGACTCCGTTTTTGCTAATTACGATTCGGTAAAATGGATAATTGGTTCTACAGAAATTGATGATTTTTCCCAACTGAACTTAGCTTATACTTCTGCCAATTCTTCCATTACATTAAAAGCCTGGAATGCTTGCGGTGAAAGAACAATTATCAAGGCAATTTACCTTGATTCAACAGAAATGGTTCAATTTTCAGATACCCTTCTTTGTCCTAATCAATCAGCAACGCTTCAACCTGAAAACTTCCATTCCCAGGTGAATTGGTATAAGGACGGCCAATTTATTGCCACAGGAAATTCAATTTTGGCAAGTAGCCCGGGCAATTATTCATACACCTATCCAACTGGGGCTAATTGTTACCAATCTTCCTTACCAATAAGAATTGAAGCTGCCCAACCCTTTTCCCCTGATTTGAAATTTTGCACCAGCCAAAACCAACTGACTGCCAACCTATTATTCAATATTCCAAACCCAATTTACGACTCCTTGATTTGGCAGGTTGGTGGTATTTCATTCACAGATTCATTGGCAATCCA
The window above is part of the Bacteroidia bacterium genome. Proteins encoded here:
- the alaS gene encoding alanine--tRNA ligase is translated as MTNQEIRRTFLEFFRSKGHEIVPSAPMVVKNDPTLMFTNAGMNQFKDIFLGNSPVKFPRIANSQKCLRVSGKHNDLEEVGVDTYHHTMFEMLGNWSFGDYFKKEAIAWSWELLTEVYKLPKERLYVTVFEGDEKEGLAFDQESYDEWKKWVSEDRILKGNKKDNFWEMGDMGPCGPCTEIHFDTRPHGNNDAHDLVNNDDTGSVMEIWNNVFMEFNRKADGSLEKLPAQHVDTGMGFERLVRTLQGKQSNYDTDVFQPLIQAIVQKSGMAYTGSDSKSDIATRVISDHIRTISFAIADGQLPSNNKAGYVIRRILRRAVRYGYSFLGFKEPFLCELVPVLGQTMGDYFPELTAQQDLIVKVIREEEQGFLRTLGNGILRFNDYIRENQGTIDGKFAFELFDTYGFPIDLTQLMAREIHRMVDMEVFNQELEKQKARSRAAAAVDTDDWVELGVSNPTVFVGYTQLECPIKITKYRRVKEKGKTLYQLVFDQTPFYAESGGQIGDTGRIVSVNESCSILDTKKENNLWLHLSESLPENPSAEFTAKVDTEKRRLTTANHSATHLMHAALRQVLGTHVEQKGSLVNEQYLRFDFSHFQKVSELETGAIENMVNQKIRENIQGQIQEMAIEDAKKTGAMALFGEKYGDKVRVVSFEPSYSVELCGGTHVQATGEIGFFKITSESAVAAGVRRIEAVTSVGAEKYLAERLLLIDGVQEVLKNPKDAIKAVKDLQEEVVALRKQVEKLVQEKAQGLKKELESKLEIKGDGYFLLSKVDLDHAEAIKTLCFELKQKYPKSFLLLGAVVNEKPLLALAIGDEWVKSKSLNAGNLVRELAKHIKGGGGGQAFYATAGGSDSSGMDVALAEGRKLVESWN